The Punica granatum isolate Tunisia-2019 chromosome 4, ASM765513v2, whole genome shotgun sequence genome has a window encoding:
- the LOC116204303 gene encoding LOW QUALITY PROTEIN: G-type lectin S-receptor-like serine/threonine-protein kinase At1g11280 (The sequence of the model RefSeq protein was modified relative to this genomic sequence to represent the inferred CDS: inserted 1 base in 1 codon), which yields MLINEQDNTIWSTTNVSSQLDESFAVLLDDGSFVLVDAKLGNYNWESFDDPCDTLLPGMKIGINAKAGDQHYLFANPSPGTFLVCSSDVIDSQGGAPQIDFHSILVGSKNFSNINKLGQGGFGPVYKGKLQNGKDVAVKRLSSSSGQGTEEFKNEIMLISKLQHRNLVKLFGYCIEGDEKILAYNYFSNNSWDTFLFDPKREAKLSWEACLHIIXGVARGLLYLHRYSCLRVIYRDMKAGNILLGENMNPHISDFGLARMFHGTQDVVNTRRVVGTLGYMAPEYAMGGIFSVKSDVYSFGVLMLETVGSSKSTSFYCRGEHLYLLSYAWTIWKEDRGLELIEEAILVDSASSTLVVMKKYIQIGLLCVQDHAADIQNMSSAVLMASGESDSAQQKEPMFTFQSTPEHQIPLPGTLPRQFWILPPQK from the exons ATGCTCATCAATGAGCAAGACAATACTATATGGTCAACAACCAATGTTTCCAGCCAGTTGGATGAGTCTTTTGCGGTTCTTTTGGATGATGGAAGTTTCGTATTAGTTGATGCAAAATTGGGAAATTATAATTGGGAGAGCTTTGATGATCCTTGTGATACTCTTCTTCCTGGAATGAAGATCGGGATCAATGCCAAAGCCGGAGACCAACACTACCTG TTTGCAAATCCATCTCCAGGAACCTTTCTCGTCTGCTCATCGGATGTGATTGATTCCCAAGGAGGTGCACCACAGATCGATTTTCATAGCATATTAGTTGgttcaaaaaatttcagcAACATCAATAAACTTGGGCAAGGCGGTTTTGGTCCTGTGTATA agGGAAAGTTGCAGAATGGGAAGGATGTCGCAGTGAAAAGACTTTCTAGTAGCTCAGGACAAGGCACAGAGGAGTTCAAGAATGAGATCATGTTAATATCGAAGCTTCAACATAGAAATCTTGTCAAGCTCTTTGGTTACTGCATTGAAGGAGACGAAAAGATTTTAGCATACAACTATTTTTCAAACAACAGTTGGGATACTTTTCTCTTTG ATCCAAAGAGGGAGGCAAAACTCAGTTGGGAAGCATGCCTTCACATCA GAGGTGTGGCAAGAGGCCTTCTTTATCTCCACCGTTATTCTTGCCTGAGGGTCATATACCGAGATATGAAAGCAGGCAACATTCTTCTTGGCGAAAACATGAATCCGCATATCTCGGACTTTGGGTTGGCGCGCATGTTTCATGGCACACAGGATGTAGTAAACACTCGGAGGGTCGTGGGAACGCT GGGATATATGGCGCCTGAGTATGCCATGGGTGGGATATTTTCCGTGAAGTCTGATGTGTACAGCTTCGGAGTTTTGATGTTAGAGACTGTTGGCAGCAGCAAGAGCACAAGCTTTTACTGCCGCGGAGAGCACCTCTATCTTCTTTCTTAT GCGTGGACAATTTGGAAGGAAGATAGAGGATTGGAGTTGATTGAAGAAGCAATACTGGTGGATTCTGCTTCATCGACATTAGTGGTAATGAAGAAATACATACAGATTGGGCTTCTTTGTGTCCAGGACCATGCTGCAGATATACAGAACATGTCCTCGGCTGTTCTGATGGCAAGTGGTGAATCTGATTCTGCACAACAGAAAGAACCCATGTTTACATTTCAAAGCACGCCTGAACATCAAATTCCTCTTCCAGGTACTTTGCCGCGGCAATTTTGGATCTTGCCACCACAAAAGTAA